One window of Triticum dicoccoides isolate Atlit2015 ecotype Zavitan chromosome 5A, WEW_v2.0, whole genome shotgun sequence genomic DNA carries:
- the LOC119303807 gene encoding anaphase-promoting complex subunit 11, with protein MKVKILQWHAVASWTWDAQDETCGICRMAFDGCCPDCKFPGDECPIIWGACNHAFHLHCILKWVNSQTSTALCPMCRREWQFKG; from the coding sequence ATGAAGGTCAAAATTCTTCAGTGGCATGCGGTGGCTTCTTGGACATGGGACGCACAGGATGAGACATGTGGCATATGCAGGATGGCTTTTGACGGCTGCTGCCCTGACTGTAAGTTCCCTGGTGATGAGTGCCCAATCATTTGGGGTGCCTGCAACCATGCTTTCCATCTTCACTGCATACTCAAGTGGGTCAATTCTCAAACATCAACCGCCCTTTGCCCTATGTGCCGTAGGGAGTGGCAGTTCAAGGGCTAA